Genomic segment of Synechococcus sp. A18-25c:
ATCCCATCCCAAGCAAAGCGTCGACAGCCTCGCCACGAAAGCTGCGCAAGCTGAGCAGGCCGGTGCTGCCTTCGTGGTGATCACAGGTGGAGAGCCGCTGCATCACAACCTCAATGCCCTCACGGATGAAATTCGCCGCAGCTGCCATCTTCCTGTGCACATCGAGACCAGTGGCGTCGACCCACTCAGCGGAACGATCGACTGGGTCACACTCTCTCCGAAACGCCATCACCCACCACTCCCTGAGCTGCTGAGCGGCTGCCATGAGTTGAAGGTGGTGATCCATGAACCTGAGGATCTGCTGTTCGCTGACGTCGTCTCTGCTCAGGCCCCACAGGCGCAGTGGCTTCTACAACCGGGCTGGGACAGCCAGGAAGGTCAGCAACTGGCTGTCACCAAGGCACAAGGCGATGGCCGCTGGCGCTTGAGTTTGCAAAGCCATAAGTGGCTCGGCGTGCGCTGAATCGATACAACAGACGCGAGTCAGAGTCGTCGTCATGCAGGGCATCCACTGGCCGCTGTTCCCTGCTCTGGCGCTGACCATGGCCGTCGCAATCAGCCCTGCCATCGGAGGGCTAAACGCGCGACCGCTCCCACCGGAACGCATCCCAGAGCGCACGGGAGTCTCAAATCTGGCCTTGCTCAGCAGTTCCCGTGCCCGGCGGCTGCCGCCATCACACCAACCCGTCCGTCCCGGAGAGACCCTTCAACTGGTCTATCCACTGCCGATCCCAGCCGAGGAGGTGCAGCCCTACGGCTGGCGCTATTCCAACCATCGCCAACGCTGGCGCATGCATGTCGGACATGACCTGATCGCACCCGCCGGAACGCCAGTGTTAGCGATGCTCTCGGGACGCGCGCAGTTGGTGCAATCCATTGATGGCTATGGACTGACTGTGTTGCTAGAGCATGGTCGCGGCTGGCAAACGGTGTATGCCCATCTGCAATCCGCTGAGATCCGACCCGGTGCG
This window contains:
- a CDS encoding 7-carboxy-7-deazaguanine synthase QueE; its protein translation is MTSLPVVETFHSLQGEGLHAGRSAFFIRLGGCHVGCSWCDTKHSWPMESHPKQSVDSLATKAAQAEQAGAAFVVITGGEPLHHNLNALTDEIRRSCHLPVHIETSGVDPLSGTIDWVTLSPKRHHPPLPELLSGCHELKVVIHEPEDLLFADVVSAQAPQAQWLLQPGWDSQEGQQLAVTKAQGDGRWRLSLQSHKWLGVR
- a CDS encoding M23 family metallopeptidase gives rise to the protein MQGIHWPLFPALALTMAVAISPAIGGLNARPLPPERIPERTGVSNLALLSSSRARRLPPSHQPVRPGETLQLVYPLPIPAEEVQPYGWRYSNHRQRWRMHVGHDLIAPAGTPVLAMLSGRAQLVQSIDGYGLTVLLEHGRGWQTVYAHLQSAEIRPGALVKAGEPIGRVGRSGSASTNHLHVELRRLDGQQAYALDLAPLLPLTWDPQEIPHNTR